The Bacteroidia bacterium genomic sequence CTCTTTAACATGGAGCAAAAATAACATATTGCTACCTAAGCGCCTATACCTATTATTTAATACTAGCAACAAGCACTATTTATACCTTCAGGCTTTTAATTCTCCTTTGATTAAGCTCCGTCAGTTCCATCCCCTTCAATAATGTAGATCGCAAGAGCTTTGTGTGCCCGGAATGGATTCACCGGGAGTGGCGCTCCTGGGCGCCGCAGGCATTCCGCTATTAAACTACCTACCTAACCTTTCAAGGGTTTTGAACCCTTGAAGGGTTGAAATCGCTCCACTAATTATTAAACTGCTAAGGATATCAAAACCTCTGGAAGGTTGGACAAAAAACTTCAATTGTTAAACTATCTTTGACATCTTTCAGGGCAGGTACAGCCTTTTACAGAGGCGAACGTTTTTTCTGCCCTAAGAAGCAATCCGTGGCTTTAACCAGGCGGATCCCTAAAAAGGAGTGGGTGCCAAACGTAGTGGGTTGCTTTTTCACAAACCCACCACGTCCCGCTGTTTTTTAATCGGAATATCTTACTTGATAACCAGCCAAGCAATTTGCCTGGAATGGCAGTGGCGATCTTGGACACCGCAGGCATTCCGCTGGCGCGGAATATTCGGATTGCAAATCCGAGTTACATGTAGCTCGCAGTTGAACTGCGATTAGTCCGCAAGGGCTTTAGCAACAACCGTATATTTAATCCTTCCTCGCAGAAAAAATATCCTTTTGGAGATGACGGATCATCTTGACCCTCTTCCGGGCATTGTAATCTGCTGTCAGCATCCTCGGGAAAAGGGTCGGCACCGGAATATGCATCATTGTATAATCGTGATCCAGTTTGTGACTTTCAAATTGCAGAAACATCATCCTGAATATTTCAGCTAAATTTGTAGGCGCAAGTACTTTTTACACTATAACTAAAAATCGAAAACATGCCCAATAAACTGGAGAAATTAAAAAGTCTAGGGAAAGGCCTTTTACATAAATTTGTTGAACAGCAGTTCCACTTTCGTCCCTATTTAAAGCCTCTTAGTATTAGAGATCTAAATGCTGTTTTCTATTACGGCACCCCTCAAGCCTCAGAATGGTATGACCCAATTAAGCCTTATGCCTTGTTGGAGTATAATTGGGTATTAGAAAACATCGAGCTAAAAAATAAGAAGATAATTGATGGCGGTTGCCATCATGGGCAGTATTCTGTAGTCCTAGCCAAAGGTTCAGGTAACACGGCTGAATTAGTGGCCGTGGATCCATTTCCGATGAACTGTCTTTTGACAAACATCAATCGTTGTTTAAATGACTTAAACTTTAAAATTCTTGAGAAAGCAATTAGCGAGAAGGAAACCACACTTTTTTTCTCAGATCAATCAAACGGACATTTAACATCGAATGGAAAGCTTAAAGTGGAATCGACCACTTTGTATAATATAATGCCTGATGCTGAGATAATCAAGCTCGATGTGGAAGGTGAGGAATTTAAAATAATTCCAAATGACATTGAAAGAATGTCGAAAGTTACGACATGGATAGTTGAGGTTCATCCATCTAATCAGCGCATTCCAGATGACCTTATAAAAGTATTTCTAAATAATAATTATGAAATCTTTTGGATTAATAGAGAGAATAATCAAGTAGAAAAATACAACCTGAATTCAGAATGGAGGTCACATAGTACTGTCTTTTGTTTAAAGAGGTAAATGCTGAAAACTATGCAAAAGGAATCAGTGAACGGGTCTGTAATCTGCACTCTGTCCTGCTTAAATTTTAGTTCCTGCCGGGCACCAAGTTAAATTTATAATTGCTGCACGGTCAATGCCAGATGGCAAAATACGACCTCTGAATGGATATAAACTCAATAGCCAGACCTAGTTACGAAAATAAATTCAATCTCTTCATGAGGTAATAAGAGGCGATACTTTTTATGGCGGGACCCGTGCTGAGAATTCCGGAAATGGGAGCACGAGGTATGATCATAAGAAACTATCGCTGTTATCTATTTATTCAATTCCCGAATATTTCATTTGATTCCTCATCCCGTTTGCTGAAAAACCCTGGAATAACAGTGATGGATAGTGTTGAAACATCAGGTATTATGTAACCAGAAGGTTATTGAGTTCTATTACAGCTATCCACTCGCATACACGCCTTACGAAATCTTCAGGTAGGTAGATTCACCGGCAGTGGCGATCTTGGACACCGCAGGCATTCCGCTACTGCGGAATATTCGGATTGCAAATCCGAGTTACATGTAGATCGCAGTTGAACTGCGATTAGTCCGCAAGGGCTTTGTGTGCCTGGAGTAGATTCACCGGCAGTGGCGATCTTAAATGTATATTTGTTGCGCAGAAACCACAACTCTTCATTATAAATAAAGACCCTGTAAAAGTGAAAGAAGCAGCCAACACAAGGACCCTAAGTGCGGAATAATAAAATACATTTAATATTTTAAAGAATTAGTCTCTAAAAAATACAAAAAATGAAAAAACCTGCAATTCTTCTAATGCTATTATTCCTGTCCCCGCTATTAAGTAGAGCACAGGCTCCGGCAACTGACAGTATACGGGAAAGACCTGAAATGGTTAGGGAGGAGAAAATATTCGTTGTGGTAGAGCAAATGCCGGAATTTCCGGGCGGGCAAGTAGCGCTGTTCAAATATATTAAGGAGAACCTGGTATACCCGGAAAAAATGCAATCTGAGGGAATCAGCGGAACTGTTGTTTTAACTTTTGTGGTAAATGAGGATGGCAGCATCACCCAGATCCGGCCTATCAAATTCTTGCATCCTGAATTAGACCGGGAAGCCATTCGGGTGGTTGAGTCAATGCCAGCCTGGGAATGTGGCAAACAGCGTGGACGGCCAGTCAAAGTGCGTATGAATCTTCCTTTTAAATTTGAATTAGATCAGCAATGATTTGCATTTCAGGACTTTGATTTATTCTAATAGGGCATTTAAGCAAAAAAACGTCTGAAGTTTCCCCGTAGTAATTCTCACTTCCCCCTGACGTCCAGCGCGTCCTGCAATCCGTTGCCCACAAGGTAAAACGCCAGTACGGTAAGGCAAATAAAAATGCCGGGCAGCACGGCCAGGTACGCATTGCCAAAAACGATCATCATGTAATTTTCTTTGATCATGTAGCCCCATGACGGAACGGGCGGCTGCACGCCTATTCCCAGGAAACTCAATCCAGCTTCCAACAGTATAGCCGCTGCGAAATTGGCCGCGCATACCACAATGAGGGGGCCTGTAATATTGGGCAACAAATGACGGGTGATGGTGCGGAAGCTCCCGTAGCCCAATGCACGCGCGGCCTCTACAAATTCCTTTTCTCTGGTGCTCATGATCTGGCCCCGGACGATGCGCGCTACTTCCACCCACATACTTACGCCCACGGCCACGAATACCTGCCAGAATCCCTTTCCCAATGCCAGGCTGAATGCGATGACCAGCAACAATGTGGGAAGAGACCACCATACATTTATGAACCACATTACTACATCATCAGCAAAACCGCGGAAGTAGCCTCCGATGGTGCCGAGCGTAATCCCAATTACAAGAGAGATGAGCACTGCTATAAAGCCCACTGACAGCGACACGCGGATGCCTAGCAGAAGGCGGCTGAACAGGTCCCGCCCAAAAGAATCAGTACCCAGCAGAAAATGACGCTTTTCCAGGTTATTCTCTTCCACCAGGTTCGCCAGTTCCTGCAATTCGATTTGCTGCTGGCCGCCAACTGCATCCTCAAAATAAACTGTGTTATCCTCGCTCCGCACCGATTCCAGATCAAGGGCAAAATGAATGTCTGCGAGAAGGTAATGCTCAGTGGGACCTTTTTCCCCTTCCCAGCCAGTAACTCTTGTAATGCGCAGAGAATCTTTTACGAACTCATATTCAGCAACAGGAATAAAATTATAAGGACTTTCCCGGCCCTCCAGCATAGCGCTGAGAAAGGAGGTCTCAGGAAGTTGCAGATTTTTGCGTTTTTTCAGGATAAGCGCCTGGGTTCCCGGTGGCTGCGTCTTTAGCTCAATAATCTGCGCATTTGCATCCGGAGACGGATCCGGGAGGATCAGGTAACCTGGAATAGCAATAAGCGTGAGGAGCAAAATATAGCTGAGGCCCACCACCGCCAACCGGTTCTTCAGGAACCTCTTGCGGGTGTGCCAGGCAGGGGAGCGGCCTTGCTCATGTTCAGTCTTCATCCTCCTGAACGGAGTTATGCGCTACAAGGCCATCGCGCGTGATGAGATAATGGTAAGCATACATATTGTCTGCATCATAAATAAACGAGCGTTTAAAATCCCTGTCTGTTTCACTATACTTCATCGCCACCACCAGTTTATTATCAATCAGCAGTCGCAGACTATCTGCCACCTGGTTTTTCGGAGCATCCACCTCGTCCAGAATATTTTCAAAAGGCTCTACAAAATAGAGCACGTTCAAAATATCATATTCAAGTCCGGTAAGTTTCTTCATTTTACTTTTCGTCCTTTCCAGGTGTAGCCGCCAATATTTCCATAAATACCAATAAAAAGCACATAAAGGATGTGTAAAATAGCTGCAGGCAAAAATAGGATTAATAACGTTTTTCTATTAAAAAAGGAGGTCACCAAAAATAAAAACGCAGACTCGGATAATATTTTTAAGAAGAAAATTAAAATAAAAACCGGCCACCAGCCGGGATAAAAAAAACATAATATCCCTGCCACCAGCAGCAGCAAAGAATAGGTATAGGCCGCTGCAAGAATTACCGTTATTGAACGGTTACTGTAAAAAGTGCTTTTTGACACCCATCTTTTTCGCTGCATTACAAACTCGCGCAGACTTTTCGCAGCCCGTGTAAAAACGGTGGCATCACGGTTTTTCAAAAACAGCACTTTTCCCGGAAATGCATTAAAGAGCTTGTGCATGAGAAATTCATCATCTCCTGATGCAAGATGGCTGTTATCCCTGTAGCCTCCCACGGATCTGAAGGCGCTGAGGGAAAAAGCGAGATTGGCTCCGTTGCACATATTCGGGGTGCCATTGCGCAGTGATGCCGCACCGATCCCAATCAGGCTCAAAAACTCCAGCGACTGCATCCTTTCAAACAGGTTTGCTTCCTTATGGTAAGCCACGGGTGCCGATACCATGACCGGCTCCTTTTCCCGGATAAAGGCTGAGAGGACTGAAAGCCATTTGCTTCCACGATCGGTGTCGGCATCTGTTGTAATGATCCAATCTCCTTTTGCTGCTGCTATCCCTGCTTCTAGTGCCCGCTTCTTAAATGCCACCGCAGGCTGAGGAGCGGTGTCGTCCTGCATCTGCAAAAGCCTGAGTTCCGGTGCGCTGTCTTTTTTCTTAGCAATTAAATCTTTAACTACTGCCGCGGTTGCATCCTCAGAATGATCATTCACCACGATGATCTCCCAGGGGCCCGCCTCATAGTCCTGCACTAATAAATGCCGAAGGGTTCGCCCGATGTTCTCTTCTTCGTTTCGGGCAGCAATAACGATTGTAAAAAAATGGGTAGAATCAAAGCCTGGCACCGGCCGGTACGTATTAAGATTTGTCCAGCCTCGGATAAAACTGAGCACCAGCAGCACATAGAATAATGTGAATATCGCAAGTAAAAAGAAAAATGCTGTGAGCATAGGGTCGCTGCTATTTGCTGCTCAGTGAGGCGGGTCTTTCACTTGCCGTAATGGAGACTTCCTGCTGTGCTGTTTTTCTCAACTTCCGTTGTGTGCCCTCTTTTCTATACCGGGCTCTGAGAATGAAAACGGCTCCGAACAGCGATGGCAAAATGATATTGACGAGCCAGAGGGAATAGGAAGCGCTGAATATACCCGCTGTGTTGGCCGTCAAAACCTGCAGGATAGCGATCGATGCCGCACCACGAATTCCAAGTTCTGAGAGGGCAATTGAAGGAACCACAGACTGCACCAGAAATATTACGGCAATAAGTGCCAGGGCAGGAAACATCGCGACATTAATCTGAAACACCAACAAGAGCAAATAGAATTGCATCGCAAAAACAACATACCGTAAGGCAGAAATGCCCAGCACCGAGAGCATAAGTTTCCGGTCATAACGAGTGAGAATAGCCAGCCCCTGCCTCAGCTTCTTCCATTTTATACTGACCGGAACAAGCCTTACCGCCATCCCTATATTAAACAATGCAAGAAGATAAAGGAGACTCACCACCACCAATGCCCCAAGGATGATTATGATGACGACCGGACTATCGCTTCCTGCCACGTTCGTGATAAATGAAGATTTGTTTTGCCAAGCCATGAAGAGGCCGATGGTTCCGGCTATAAGCGTAACCGCCATTTGACAAAGACTTCCGGCAATCGTGCTGAAAATGGCCTTGATCCGGGCTTTTGGAGGCAGATAGAATACGCGGCCAATATACTCTCCGATGCGGTTGGGCATCCAGGTACTGATCGTTACCCCGCTGAAAACAGCCCTCATGGCGCGCCCAAATGAAATACGGGAAATGTGCCGCATGAGCAACTGCCACTTTCGCGATTCGAGGCTCCAGTTGGCGACCATCAGCAGCAGGGTCAGCAAGATCAGCCACGCCTCGAACCATCCGGTATGCAGCAGCATTTCATAAAGTTCCTTATACCTGCCGGTTCGGATCAGTTCAACGTAAATGTAGCTGAGGGTAACTGCTAAAACCAGAAGTTTGAAAACCCAAAGAAGCCGTGCAGCCAGTGTTTTTTGCTTCCGCATTAAGGAGGTTTAAATGCCGCAAAAGTAAGGCATGAGGCAGGAAGCGGGGTTTGATTTCCGCTATCTTTGCCTCTGTGGCAGCTATAAAAAACAAGATCATCCTTGGCATTGACCCCGGCACTAATGTAATGGGCTATGGCCTGATTACTATCAAAAACCGGGATGCAGAACTTCTGAACTGCGGGGTGGTGAAAATGCAACCCAAGACAGACCACATGGAGCGGCTGGCCAGGATCTTCAACCGCTGCATCTATCTCATAGACCAGTTCAAGCCTGATGTGCTCTCCATTGAAGCGCCATTTTATGGCAAGAATGTACAGAGCATGTTGAAACTTGGCAGAGCACAGGGAATGGCGATGGCCGCAGCTATTTCCCGCTCGGTACCGGTATTTGAATATTCTCCAAGGAAAATTAAAATGGCAATTACCGGCAACGGAAATGCCTCTAAAGAACAGGTGGCAGGAATGGTGAAGGCCATGCTTTCATTGCAATCAGAACCCTCATTCCATGACGCTACTGATGGTCTTGCTGTGGCGCTGTGCCATCATTTCCAGTTTAAAATTGAAGGGGAAAATACCGGTGCAAAATCCTGGAAGGCATTTCTCTCAGCCAATCCTGACCGCCTTGGGTAAAAGGCTCTGAGAAAACTTGTATTTCTTCATTCCAAATTCGACCGGATGTGCGCTGCAATCTGACGGAATTCCTCTTCAGCAAGGTTTAGCTTAGGCCGGGAGAAATTGATGTCTCCCACCTCGTTTATAGGAATGAGGTGAATGTGGGTGTGCGGCACTTCGAGGCCGAGTACCGCGATACCTATTCTCTCGCACGGAACAGCCTGCTCTATTGCAATCGCAACGGTCTTGGAAAAGATCATTAATCCTTTCAGCAATTCGTCTTCAAGATCAAATATATAATCCACTTCCTTTTTAGGCACCACCAGCGTATGTCCTTTCGCCAATGGATTTATATCCAGAAATGCGAAATACTTCTCACTTTCTGCAATTTTATAAGAAGGAATTTCCCCCTTGATAATTTTAGAGAAAAGGCTGGCCATAATGCAGGATTAGATTATTCAATGGTTATATCCAGAATTTCAAAGGAAAGCACACCAGCAGGGACGTTGATTTCCACCACTTCACCTCTTTTCCTCCCCAGCAGTCCTTTGCCTATTGGGCTTTGAACGCTGATTTTCCCTTGTTTCAAATCGGCTTCGTTTTCTGAAACCAGTTTGTACTTTGTGTTTTTCCCACTTCTCATGTTCCTGAGATGAACTGTGGAGAGGATCATTACTTTGCTGGTATCTATATTCTTTTCATCCAGGATGCGTGCATTCCCCAGGATTCCTTCCAGTTTAGCAATCTTCATTTCGAGCATTCCCTGGGCATCCTTGGCTGCGTCATATTCAGCATTTTCTGAGAGATCGCCTTTTTCCCGCGCTTCAGCAATTTGCTTTGAAATAGCAGGTCTCTCCTTTGTGGTTAGATGATGGATCTCCTGCTTCAGCTTTTCCAGCCCCTCCTTCGTAAAATATATTGCATCTTTCATCTTCAGCTAAAATTTCTACCGTTCTGTTAAAAGCAATAAACGCTTTGACCCCGTGGATCAAAACGTTTATTTATTAGTTCAAATTTAATAAGAAAACCTACAAACTCAACCGGCCTCCTATTGAATGAATTCCATTGAAATTAACAGTAGCACGGTATGAATAATCAAGTCCGAAACTTCGCCTGTAATCCCGTTTGCTGGTTTCGAGGGCTGTTCTGCCAAATGGAATATCTACCGAAACTCCGGCAGAAGGACCGGAGAAAGCTGTTCTCCTTTCTTCATCACTGAATATACCTTGCTGATAGGCATAACCACCTCTCACAGAAACAATTTTTCTGAAGGAATACTCGGCTCCAACAGAAAAAATATCAGTAGCAAATGCATTGGAAGAATAGGTTCCGGCAAGTGTCAACCTGTGAAACTCCAGATCCTGCATGATGCTGTCTCCAAACCGGAAATCATAGGAAAGGCCTATGCTAAGCATTGAAGGCAGTTCATATTGGGCAGAGCGGCTTTCCAGCGTTCTGTTCAGTTCATTACCCTGGATGATGCCGTTCACTGAAAGGCCATCACCATTGTAGGTCATGGGAGTTCCCACATTCCGAAGTGCAACGCCAAACTTGACGCGGTCGTAGTCTCCTGTAACGTACTGAATTCCTGCATCAAGCGCAATGCCCGTTGACTTCACGTCACTAATGGATTCCGATATGATCCTGACCAGGCCACCCCCTCTGATGGAGGGGGAAAATGCTTTTACGAAAGACGCCCCCAAGTTAAAATATTGAGGAGAGTAGGTACCGATCCCTCCTTCAGGATCCTCCTCAGTCGTTCTCTCAATATCGCCAAAATCAAATGCCATGAGACTCAGGCCAAGAAATTTAGTTCCTGCGCTGTCAAGGCTTGAAACCAAACCGAAGGAATTGATATTGATCCCGGAACCCCCAAGCCATGAGGTGCGGGAAAACATGAATTCGGTGCCTTTGGTAAATGCTAGTCCTGCAACGTTGAACCGCATGGCTTCCACACCTGATATGGAAGCACTGTTTGCTCCGCTCCATCCGGCACTTCGCGCCCAGGGATTTACTTGTAAACTCATGGCTCCTGCCTGTCCTGCACGATCAGGGTTGCCTGCTTCCACTCCGGCAGATGCCAGCAGGAACAGGAGGCCCAATGCGCTATAATATAATTTTTTCATCGTTGATTCTTCTTAAAGTTTTAAGGTTGAATACAAGGTTAAAATATGTCAAGATCAATGGGCCTCATTACCCCGAACCATTTAATTATCTTCTGGCCCAGTTCGCCACCGTCCACATGAATAATATAAATGCCGGACGAAATAGGAATTCCTGCGTGATTCTTTAAATCCCAATCAAGGAAATTAACATGGTTCTCAAAAGATTCATCTTTCCTGTATTGCCGGATCAGCGTACCATCCAGCGTATATATGGAAATATCCACTTTTGGAGGCAGGTTCGTAATCCTTACACGCGAATCCACCTGGCTATTTTCATACGCTGAATAAGCATAATATGGATTAGGAACAACCTGCACCATTTGCATAGCTTCTTCACCGGCTTCCTTGCTTTTTACGACCTGGATGTTTTCCGTGCTGAACCGGTACAGTGGAAGTGAGTTGTTTTCCACAGGTTGTCCATCGTTCACTTCGTAGGAGGCAAGTGGCTGCGACACACGCAGTTTCATCCTCATATCATTAGGAACTACGCCTTCTTCATACGATAGCATCGGATACTGGGGATTGCTCATCGGCAACAGCGTCCACATAGCTGAAGCGTAAAGTGCTCTTTTATGAACAGGCGAAGGCTGCCCCGACTGACCCAATAAACTAAGATAACTCGCTCCTGCATCATACGCAGATGAGTAATCAATAGCACCAAGCCCTCCGGTTGCCGCCATTACATAGGTGTAGTGCTTTCCAGCCATTACATAACGCAAATAGTTTTTCCCGGCTGCCGTGCTGTTCTGGATGGTTGCAGTAGGATTCCATTTCATATCATCGCCATTCTCGCCTTTGAAAAAAGAATCTTCACCGTAGAGGATATTAAGGCGCTGTCCTGTTTCCAGATCAATCGCATAACCGGGAAACCAGCCCATGCCGACTGCACTGATATAGTGAGGATCATCCGGGTTGTTGGAAGGAGCAGCGGAAGGATCAGCCATGTTTCCGTCTTTATCAATTGAAGGACTTCTCCGCATATCGAATTTCCGGGCACCTCCAACATTGTTCGAAGGATCTTCACCCATTTCAATTACCACGCAACGGGTCCATTTACTTTTATCAGAGGTGAAAACCAGGTCAACGCTGTGAAGACTATTCATGCTCACATCGCAGTGGGAACCTAATTTCGGCCCCAGGGTGTATCCTCCCCTGGACGCATTCACGTCAGATATGGCCGTGAGCGCGTATGGCGCAACGATGCCATCAAGAAGCGTTTCGTACACCGCATTTTCATCCAGCCAATTAGCCGCTCCGCAATAGGCGTCATCAGTTTGATCATTGGTACCTTCTCCGGCAGTACCCCCGTCATCTACATTGCCTGCACGTATCCAATTCAGCGGATTGGCAATTCCATTAAAGTCGCCATCCCCATCAGGAATTCCCGGCAACCATCTTTGGGACGGATCTTCATATTCCATGGTGGCATTGAGAAAACCGTTTTCCTCATCTGTGGTATCGGCTCCGGGCTCTGGCGCAACTTTGTGCGTTACGGAAAGCCCCCACTTCAGGATTACCTTTTCATCCGCACCGGCTGCGGTCGTATCCGATTCAACTGATTCGCCAGTGGAAAGATTAGTAAGCGTCCATTTGGACTGCCCGGTAAGGAGGGTTCCGCGTGCAGGATTAGCCGAAATATTAGGATCTGAAAAGCTTAGCTCAAATTCAGCACTTTCAACGGCAAGGGGGTCTATTACCTTTACATTAACCGGCCCCATTCCTTTTGCATAAACAGGCTCCGGCACAAAAGTATTGGCTAAAATTTCATCCTCCGTTTCAGGAGTGAGTTCCAGTATATTTCCACCGTTCCCCATACCTTCTATTCTTCTCAGTTCAGGTCCGGAACCGTATTCCGCTCCCACTACGGCACCACCAAATTCTGCAATGTTTCTGTGTGGTATACCAGTATAGGTATGAACATTTAAACGACCTGCCAGATATTGCCGGTCCTCATCCGGATTATCGGCATTGGCATAAGCCAATATCATATAGTAGTAAGACTTATAATTGATAAGACTATCCTCACCACTTGCAAAGTAATCCTGGGTAATTGAAAACGTATGGCTAATACCATCATTGGCCGCATCCAGGATCATGGGGACATAGTTCGTCTGTCCGATTACCGGATCGAATTCACGATTGATCAGTTGAGAAACCTGATCCTCTACGTCTACCTGAATGATAAGCCTGGCGAGATCAGCATTTGCCAGTTCAGAGGGAGTAGATTGTACGTTAGAGTTCGCCAATTGATAAATCTGGTATCCCTGGAAGGAATAGTATACAGTGTCACCATCTTCTGTTATTTCAAAGTCCCGGTAGTTCTCAATGGACTGAGTATTATTAAGGATGAGAACGAGTTGCCTGTCCAGTTCCTGAATGACCAGATCAGGTGCATCAGGACCATCAATCAGGTCAAAATTGTTGTTGTAAAGTTTCTGTGCTTTATCGTCAGCCAGTCTCAATTGATCCAGCGAGCCGGTAGCGCCACCCGTGGAAGCACGGGCCCATACAGCACCGGTTACAACGTAATTCACAGCACCAGGCGCAAGGCGGAAAGCCCCGGCTGACTGGAGAAACCTCCTGTCAGCAGGCCTGTTACCGGCTGTCACCTCTGACCATCCGTTCGCATCGCGTGGATCATCCGGAAACATATAGCTCGCAGGAGAGCCTGTTTTATAACCAGAGCCTCCGAATGTGATCGGTGTACCATCCTTCCAGGTACCTGTCAGGTAATTATAAAAATCCTGGCTCTCTTCAGGGTTACCGGTGGCGGTGAAATCATTGTTGTAGTAAACAAATTTTTCCATGCCCAGCACATTTCCATTTTCATCGGTGGGTCCCTGGAAAAAGTCAACTCCTACTGAGGGAGGGTTGCTGCCATATCCATTGGTTCCATCATCAAAGTTGTCACCGTTGTAGCATATCCCCAGGCTTCTTTCCACATCGCATCCTACGTAGTCATCAAAAGCATACCCGAGGTCGGCATCCACCCATTGTCCAAAGTATACGCTGTCCAAGGCATCACGTGAACGGTTTATGATCTTATTATTGTAAAATGTCATGTTATTGATTTCGTCATTCGTGGCAAAGGCAAATGCCTGTGTCTGAATTTCGAGACCGATGGGTGCGGCTTCGGATTCTTCATGAATGTTTCCCTTGTCGTTATAAACAAACCACAGTGTCTGGTCGCCAAAAACATCAGGGTAATCTCCGCCACCAGCATCAGGATTGTATACACCGTCCCCATCTTCGTCCACAAACGGAGCAATAAATTTGGCTTGGCCGGGACTTTTTCCATTGCCAGGCCACTGCCGGATTCCGGGTGTTACTTCGCCCGTTTCCCGGTAATTTTGTATTTCCTGACGGGAAATTTCATAGATCCTGTCCCACTGCAGACATTCCTCTACGCTGATCGTAGCACTTTGGGTATCCAAAGGACCGGGGTAAAAATCACTCCCTGATTGGCGGTAGGTCATGGCTGCAAGCTTAAGATTATTTCCGGCATCATATCCGCCAATCCAAAGGGCACCGGCAAAAAGGGAATAGCGCCTGATGGCACCTTCTTCCGTAACCTTAGGAATTTCATAGCGTGCCTGGCCCACCAGGTCCCACCACATATCGCCACCATTCATGATCCGGGCGCGGACGTTATTTATATCAAGATCCACCTGAGCAGAAGCCGGAGCACATCCCGCTACCATTTTGTTTACCTGGCTGCCCTGCTTTTTTACAGGTATCCCCACATTTTCTTCTGCTGACAATCCCGAAAAGGAGAAGCAGGTAAATGCGATGAAGATCCAATGATTGACTGCTTTATGCATTGTATTAAATTTTAAATCGTGAAAGATTCAATTAGAAATTAAAAATTGCCCCTAATCGGATAAAACGTGGTTGAGCATAATTTGCCGGATTATCCACTTTGAGTGAATACTGATCCACATAGGCTTCCGTACTCGTAGCATTCGCAGCCGTTTGACGACCTTCCACTGAAGCAAGGAATCCGTCATCATCAGGACTTCCGGTGTAAGCATAAACATTTACCACATTCAGGGAATTCAGGAGATTACTCACCCAGATATAGACATTAAGTGTCATTGGATTATTCTGGCGGTAAGCGGAAACTTCACTGTCATCCCGGTTCGTTCCCAGGAGGAAGTTTCTATCTACTTTCAGGTCAGCACGAAACTGCCACGGCAGGCGAGAACCATTAATATTCCCGCTTAATGCTCTTCGCTGTGCAACCCCAATGGCTACGGCCTGGGTCACGTTTTCCTGTTGTGTATAAGGTTCACCGGAGCGGGCATTGATGAGCAGGTTAAAGCCCATATTTTCCAGCAATGGAATATCTTTT encodes the following:
- a CDS encoding lysylphosphatidylglycerol synthase domain-containing protein translates to MRKQKTLAARLLWVFKLLVLAVTLSYIYVELIRTGRYKELYEMLLHTGWFEAWLILLTLLLMVANWSLESRKWQLLMRHISRISFGRAMRAVFSGVTISTWMPNRIGEYIGRVFYLPPKARIKAIFSTIAGSLCQMAVTLIAGTIGLFMAWQNKSSFITNVAGSDSPVVIIIILGALVVVSLLYLLALFNIGMAVRLVPVSIKWKKLRQGLAILTRYDRKLMLSVLGISALRYVVFAMQFYLLLLVFQINVAMFPALALIAVIFLVQSVVPSIALSELGIRGAASIAILQVLTANTAGIFSASYSLWLVNIILPSLFGAVFILRARYRKEGTQRKLRKTAQQEVSITASERPASLSSK
- a CDS encoding HIT family protein, with the protein product MASLFSKIIKGEIPSYKIAESEKYFAFLDINPLAKGHTLVVPKKEVDYIFDLEDELLKGLMIFSKTVAIAIEQAVPCERIGIAVLGLEVPHTHIHLIPINEVGDINFSRPKLNLAEEEFRQIAAHIRSNLE
- the ruvC gene encoding crossover junction endodeoxyribonuclease RuvC, yielding MAAIKNKIILGIDPGTNVMGYGLITIKNRDAELLNCGVVKMQPKTDHMERLARIFNRCIYLIDQFKPDVLSIEAPFYGKNVQSMLKLGRAQGMAMAAAISRSVPVFEYSPRKIKMAITGNGNASKEQVAGMVKAMLSLQSEPSFHDATDGLAVALCHHFQFKIEGENTGAKSWKAFLSANPDRLG
- a CDS encoding glycosyltransferase; the encoded protein is MLTAFFFLLAIFTLFYVLLVLSFIRGWTNLNTYRPVPGFDSTHFFTIVIAARNEEENIGRTLRHLLVQDYEAGPWEIIVVNDHSEDATAAVVKDLIAKKKDSAPELRLLQMQDDTAPQPAVAFKKRALEAGIAAAKGDWIITTDADTDRGSKWLSVLSAFIREKEPVMVSAPVAYHKEANLFERMQSLEFLSLIGIGAASLRNGTPNMCNGANLAFSLSAFRSVGGYRDNSHLASGDDEFLMHKLFNAFPGKVLFLKNRDATVFTRAAKSLREFVMQRKRWVSKSTFYSNRSITVILAAAYTYSLLLLVAGILCFFYPGWWPVFILIFFLKILSESAFLFLVTSFFNRKTLLILFLPAAILHILYVLFIGIYGNIGGYTWKGRKVK
- a CDS encoding ABC transporter permease, giving the protein MKTEHEQGRSPAWHTRKRFLKNRLAVVGLSYILLLTLIAIPGYLILPDPSPDANAQIIELKTQPPGTQALILKKRKNLQLPETSFLSAMLEGRESPYNFIPVAEYEFVKDSLRITRVTGWEGEKGPTEHYLLADIHFALDLESVRSEDNTVYFEDAVGGQQQIELQELANLVEENNLEKRHFLLGTDSFGRDLFSRLLLGIRVSLSVGFIAVLISLVIGITLGTIGGYFRGFADDVVMWFINVWWSLPTLLLVIAFSLALGKGFWQVFVAVGVSMWVEVARIVRGQIMSTREKEFVEAARALGYGSFRTITRHLLPNITGPLIVVCAANFAAAILLEAGLSFLGIGVQPPVPSWGYMIKENYMMIVFGNAYLAVLPGIFICLTVLAFYLVGNGLQDALDVRGK
- a CDS encoding energy transducer TonB, with translation MKKPAILLMLLFLSPLLSRAQAPATDSIRERPEMVREEKIFVVVEQMPEFPGGQVALFKYIKENLVYPEKMQSEGISGTVVLTFVVNEDGSITQIRPIKFLHPELDREAIRVVESMPAWECGKQRGRPVKVRMNLPFKFELDQQ
- a CDS encoding FkbM family methyltransferase; translated protein: MPNKLEKLKSLGKGLLHKFVEQQFHFRPYLKPLSIRDLNAVFYYGTPQASEWYDPIKPYALLEYNWVLENIELKNKKIIDGGCHHGQYSVVLAKGSGNTAELVAVDPFPMNCLLTNINRCLNDLNFKILEKAISEKETTLFFSDQSNGHLTSNGKLKVESTTLYNIMPDAEIIKLDVEGEEFKIIPNDIERMSKVTTWIVEVHPSNQRIPDDLIKVFLNNNYEIFWINRENNQVEKYNLNSEWRSHSTVFCLKR